In Streptomyces durocortorensis, a genomic segment contains:
- a CDS encoding phosphonatase-like hydrolase produces MTSATQATHATQATQAAQAAAGNRFGLVVLDMAGTTVADGGLVEQAFSAAAQRLGVEPESEEHERQLAYVRATMGESKISVFRHLFEEEERAQYANTAFEEAYGALVDGGRIAPLPGAREAVERLTAEGRTVVLTTGFARTTQDAILAALGWRDLVPLTLCPADAGGRGRPYPDMVLAALLRTGAVDDVRRIVVAGDTSYDMLSGVRSGAGLVAGVLTGAHGRDQLDRHGATHVLGSVAELPDLIARAEA; encoded by the coding sequence ATGACTTCAGCAACGCAAGCAACGCATGCAACCCAAGCAACCCAAGCGGCACAGGCGGCGGCCGGTAACCGCTTCGGACTTGTCGTCCTGGACATGGCCGGGACCACCGTCGCCGACGGCGGTCTCGTCGAGCAGGCCTTCTCCGCCGCAGCCCAACGCCTGGGAGTGGAGCCGGAATCCGAGGAGCACGAGCGTCAACTCGCCTATGTTCGCGCCACTATGGGCGAGTCGAAGATCTCCGTCTTCCGGCACCTCTTCGAGGAGGAGGAGAGGGCTCAGTACGCCAACACCGCCTTCGAGGAGGCGTACGGGGCGCTCGTCGACGGCGGCCGCATCGCCCCGCTCCCCGGCGCGCGGGAAGCCGTCGAGCGGCTCACCGCAGAGGGGCGGACCGTCGTCCTGACCACCGGGTTCGCCCGCACCACCCAGGACGCCATCCTCGCCGCCCTCGGCTGGCGGGACCTCGTCCCCCTCACCCTCTGCCCCGCCGACGCGGGCGGCCGGGGGCGCCCCTACCCGGACATGGTGCTGGCCGCCCTCCTGCGCACGGGTGCGGTGGACGACGTGCGGCGGATCGTGGTGGCCGGGGACACCTCGTACGACATGCTCAGCGGAGTACGCTCCGGCGCCGGGCTCGTCGCGGGGGTCCTCACCGGTGCCCACGGCCGGGACCAGCTCGACCGGCACGGCGCGACCCATGTCCTCGGGTCGGTCGCCGAGCTGCCCGACCTGATCGCGCGGGCCGAGGCGTGA
- a CDS encoding TIGR03364 family FAD-dependent oxidoreductase codes for MRVIVVGAGVVGTMHAWHAVSRGHEVVQIERESEARGASLRNFGQIWVSGRAGGDELETALRARELWEEIGRRVPGLGFRACGSLTPLRTAREVAVAEAALVRPDAAARGYKLLTAAEARALNPALRGAFTAALWCERDAAVEPRTAQLALKQELLDSGRYTYLGGREVRDVAGTASVRDDHGDVHTGDAVILATGAWLGGLVRELTGPELPVRRVRLQMMQTDPLGEPLTTSVADADSFRYYPAYRSEALDALNAGQPQDPVAAEHRMQLLMVQRGDGGLTIGDTHEYEHPFAFDTVEEPYEHLVRVVESFLGRPLPRIRHRWAGVYAQCADTSRVVHRQQVRDGVWLVTGPGGRGMTCSPAIAETTADQLGW; via the coding sequence GTGAGAGTCATCGTCGTAGGAGCCGGCGTGGTGGGAACCATGCACGCCTGGCACGCAGTCAGTCGCGGCCACGAGGTCGTACAGATCGAGCGCGAGAGTGAGGCGCGCGGGGCATCGCTCCGCAATTTCGGACAGATATGGGTCAGTGGCCGGGCCGGTGGCGATGAGCTGGAAACCGCCCTGCGCGCAAGGGAGTTGTGGGAGGAGATCGGGCGGCGGGTGCCCGGGCTCGGCTTCCGGGCCTGCGGTTCGCTCACCCCGCTGCGGACCGCCCGCGAGGTCGCCGTCGCCGAGGCGGCGCTCGTCCGGCCGGACGCGGCGGCGCGCGGCTACAAGCTGCTCACCGCCGCCGAGGCCCGCGCGCTCAACCCCGCCCTGCGCGGCGCGTTCACCGCTGCCCTGTGGTGCGAGCGGGACGCGGCGGTCGAACCACGCACCGCCCAACTCGCCCTGAAGCAGGAGCTGCTGGACTCGGGTCGCTACACCTACCTCGGCGGCCGCGAAGTGCGGGACGTCGCCGGAACCGCTTCGGTGCGCGACGACCACGGTGACGTCCACACCGGCGACGCCGTCATCCTGGCGACCGGCGCCTGGCTCGGCGGGCTCGTCCGCGAACTCACCGGGCCCGAACTGCCCGTGCGGCGCGTCCGGCTCCAGATGATGCAGACCGACCCGCTCGGTGAACCCCTCACCACCTCGGTCGCCGACGCCGACAGCTTCCGCTACTACCCCGCGTACCGGAGCGAGGCTCTCGACGCCCTCAACGCCGGGCAGCCGCAGGACCCCGTCGCGGCCGAACACCGCATGCAACTCCTCATGGTGCAGCGTGGCGACGGCGGGCTGACCATCGGGGACACCCACGAGTACGAGCACCCCTTCGCCTTCGACACCGTCGAGGAGCCGTACGAGCACCTCGTCCGGGTCGTCGAGTCCTTCCTCGGCCGCCCGCTGCCGCGCATCCGCCACCGCTGGGCAGGTGTCTACGCCCAGTGCGCGGACACCTCCCGGGTCGTCCACCGGCAGCAGGTGCGCGACGGGGTCTGGCTCGTGACCGGACCCGGCGGGCGTGGCATGACGTGCTCGCCCGCCATCGCCGAAACGACCGCCGACCAACTGGGCTGGTGA
- a CDS encoding GntR family transcriptional regulator, with translation MDYPNGQAPGAPIRSGIPEHGRIPKYYAVKARIAVLLDELGEGGLLPTERELAQQHEVSRETVRQALRELLLEGRLRRQGRGTVVAGPKLEQPLSLASYTEGVRRQGRRPGRNLIGLERFPCPEVLAAEVGVGRGEPVWHLERVLLADDERVGLESTYVAVDRVPDLDTRFDPDSSFYAHLREGLGIAFGDADERIETVLATPREALLIGTPPALPMLLIHRLSRDTEGRPLERVRTLFRGDRFSFSAHLKGEGRD, from the coding sequence GTGGACTACCCGAACGGCCAGGCACCTGGCGCACCGATCCGCTCCGGCATCCCCGAGCACGGCCGCATCCCGAAGTACTACGCCGTCAAGGCCCGCATCGCGGTGCTGCTGGACGAGCTGGGCGAGGGCGGGCTCCTGCCCACCGAGCGGGAGCTCGCCCAGCAGCACGAGGTCTCGCGCGAGACCGTCCGCCAGGCCCTGCGCGAACTGCTCCTGGAAGGGCGGCTGCGGCGGCAGGGGCGCGGGACCGTCGTCGCCGGACCCAAGCTGGAACAGCCGCTCTCCCTCGCCAGCTACACCGAAGGAGTCCGCCGCCAGGGCAGACGGCCCGGCCGTAACCTCATCGGCCTGGAACGCTTCCCCTGCCCCGAGGTGCTCGCCGCCGAGGTCGGGGTCGGGCGGGGCGAACCGGTCTGGCACCTGGAGCGCGTGCTGCTCGCCGACGACGAGCGGGTCGGCCTGGAGAGCACGTACGTCGCCGTCGACCGCGTCCCGGACCTGGACACGCGGTTCGACCCCGACTCCTCCTTCTACGCCCACCTCCGCGAAGGCCTCGGCATCGCCTTCGGCGACGCGGACGAGCGGATCGAGACGGTCCTCGCGACGCCCCGCGAGGCCCTGCTCATCGGGACCCCGCCCGCCCTGCCGATGCTCCTGATCCACCGGCTCTCCCGGGACACGGAGGGGCGGCCGCTGGAGCGGGTACGGACCCTGTTCCGGGGGGACCGCTTCTCCTTCTCCGCCCATCTGAAGGGCGAAGGGCGGGACTGA
- a CDS encoding peptidase, with the protein MPPTSVSPTSCARLRDCRVLAALGMAAGIAVPAVLLGGPQAAALSAPATQVSLAAEAAALDEQPACGDPDAKEFPIETRIQGAPGTYASGGGYGTWFLELTNTTDASCRALHPVLVLADRDRRLAAEQIQLEFTEPGRPGAVHRAAWETTDHDEQIGVFGGERAGAARDSGDSDNAFRGLTVPAGKTVAVRVRMAFTSDTDPGPVTAHAAVVQRLHRDEAKGGGREDGDWVGESEEYPFVIVDGATDSVREPERPDPGRTGAGKEALPEAGDGDGGGRDGGKERPGLPPRDGAGRPLPELARTGPASLAWTGATAGALLLGGTALLAYARRSRRTAG; encoded by the coding sequence ATGCCCCCCACCTCTGTGTCCCCCACCTCCTGTGCGCGGCTGCGTGACTGCCGCGTGCTCGCCGCCCTCGGGATGGCCGCCGGGATCGCGGTGCCCGCCGTGCTTCTGGGCGGACCGCAGGCGGCCGCCCTGTCGGCTCCGGCCACTCAGGTCTCCTTAGCCGCCGAGGCCGCGGCCCTCGACGAGCAGCCCGCCTGTGGCGACCCGGACGCCAAGGAGTTCCCCATCGAGACCCGGATTCAGGGCGCCCCGGGCACGTACGCCTCCGGGGGCGGTTACGGCACCTGGTTCCTGGAGCTCACCAACACCACCGACGCCTCCTGCCGGGCCCTGCACCCTGTCCTCGTCCTCGCCGACCGCGACCGACGGCTGGCCGCGGAGCAGATCCAGCTGGAGTTCACCGAGCCCGGGCGGCCCGGCGCCGTGCACCGCGCCGCCTGGGAGACCACCGACCACGACGAGCAGATCGGCGTCTTCGGGGGCGAGAGGGCGGGCGCCGCACGCGATTCGGGCGACTCGGACAACGCGTTCCGAGGGCTCACCGTCCCCGCCGGAAAGACCGTGGCCGTACGTGTCCGGATGGCGTTCACCTCCGACACGGACCCCGGGCCGGTCACCGCCCACGCCGCTGTCGTCCAGCGCCTCCACCGGGACGAGGCCAAGGGCGGCGGGCGCGAGGACGGTGACTGGGTGGGGGAGTCGGAGGAGTACCCGTTCGTGATCGTCGACGGCGCCACAGACAGCGTCCGCGAACCGGAACGCCCCGACCCCGGGCGCACCGGCGCGGGCAAGGAGGCCCTCCCGGAGGCCGGGGACGGCGACGGCGGGGGCAGGGACGGGGGCAAGGAGCGCCCCGGCCTTCCTCCCCGCGACGGCGCCGGCCGACCGCTCCCCGAACTCGCCCGCACCGGACCGGCATCCCTCGCCTGGACCGGGGCCACCGCCGGAGCCCTGCTGCTCGGCGGAACCGCCCTCCTGGCCTACGCCCGCCGCTCGCGGCGCACGGCGGGCTGA
- a CDS encoding ABC transporter substrate-binding protein — protein sequence MPRRRRVAACSALVFALLLAGCDHHRDDSPVDVTVWMYPVITDPQADAAYWKGIEEKFERATPGVRLTVERMPWSGRDWRIAEALAGGSGPDAILLMPDQIPYFTSQGALAPVDTALQGVLGRFLPTALDAVTEGGRIYGAPIYQTVTTTIYNKRLLSEAGVTTPPATWEEIKAAAPRLHSKGIALFDYSASDDASLNLNFYPLLWQAGGRVFTEDGDRVAFNGPEGVEALTFLTDLYRQGAIPSSAMSNTNRLGGQALGRQQAAMGYSVILADADLAARTWGKENVMVGGPLQGPAREAGFGAPGALAVNAESRHRAEAKEFLTFMVQPEQIRSLGKASGYLSPRTDVVVPSDSPYARQYQAALASASAGEPHPASRQVMSLLAPEIRAALTGRKSPAAALDAAAEAADVLLRPS from the coding sequence ATGCCCCGCCGCCGACGGGTCGCCGCCTGCTCTGCGCTCGTATTCGCTCTTCTGCTCGCCGGATGCGACCACCACCGCGACGATTCCCCCGTTGACGTCACCGTCTGGATGTATCCGGTCATCACCGATCCCCAGGCGGACGCCGCCTACTGGAAGGGGATCGAGGAGAAATTCGAGAGGGCGACACCCGGTGTCCGGCTCACCGTCGAGCGCATGCCGTGGTCGGGCCGGGACTGGCGAATCGCCGAGGCCCTCGCCGGTGGCAGCGGTCCGGACGCCATTCTGCTGATGCCGGACCAGATTCCCTATTTCACTTCCCAGGGAGCGCTCGCCCCGGTCGACACCGCACTGCAGGGCGTCCTGGGAAGATTTCTCCCCACCGCTCTGGACGCGGTGACGGAGGGCGGCCGAATCTACGGCGCACCCATCTACCAGACCGTGACGACCACGATCTACAACAAGCGGCTGCTGTCCGAGGCCGGTGTCACCACACCCCCTGCGACATGGGAGGAGATCAAGGCGGCCGCCCCCAGACTGCACAGCAAAGGTATCGCCCTCTTCGACTACTCCGCATCCGACGACGCATCCCTGAACCTGAATTTCTACCCTCTGCTGTGGCAGGCCGGAGGCCGGGTCTTCACCGAGGACGGAGACCGGGTGGCGTTCAACGGGCCGGAGGGGGTCGAGGCCCTGACCTTCCTCACCGACCTCTACCGGCAGGGCGCGATTCCCTCGTCGGCAATGAGCAATACCAACCGTCTCGGCGGCCAGGCGCTCGGCAGACAGCAGGCCGCGATGGGTTACTCCGTCATCCTGGCCGACGCCGATCTGGCTGCGCGGACCTGGGGCAAGGAGAACGTCATGGTAGGCGGGCCGCTCCAGGGCCCCGCGCGGGAAGCCGGGTTCGGTGCCCCAGGCGCCCTCGCCGTCAATGCCGAATCCCGGCACCGGGCAGAAGCCAAGGAGTTTCTCACCTTCATGGTCCAGCCGGAGCAGATTCGCTCGCTGGGGAAGGCGAGCGGCTACCTTTCACCCCGCACAGATGTCGTCGTCCCCAGTGACTCGCCGTACGCGAGGCAGTACCAGGCGGCGCTGGCCAGCGCATCTGCCGGAGAGCCGCACCCGGCGTCACGACAGGTGATGTCGCTGCTCGCGCCGGAGATACGAGCGGCGCTGACCGGCCGGAAGAGCCCGGCCGCGGCACTCGACGCCGCAGCCGAAGCCGCCGACGTACTGCTGCGCCCTTCCTGA
- a CDS encoding RNA polymerase sigma factor, with product MNGSPGRPDDDARVIADSLVQPELFGELYHRHVAAIHRYVARRLGEDAAEDITADTFLSAFRARSRYDLTRPNAQPWLYGIAANLIGKQRRAEVRALRAMARTGHDPVADAWTERSDNRVTAQAAQSSLAGALAELSAGDRHVLLLVAWADLNYQEVAEALSIPVGTVRSRLNRARRKVRLALGGVDPRLVHDFAEMVGSG from the coding sequence GTGAACGGCTCGCCCGGAAGACCTGATGACGACGCCCGTGTGATCGCCGATTCGCTGGTCCAGCCCGAGCTCTTCGGTGAGCTCTACCACCGCCATGTCGCCGCCATCCACCGCTACGTGGCGCGCCGACTGGGCGAGGATGCGGCAGAGGACATCACCGCCGATACCTTCTTGAGTGCTTTCCGGGCCCGGTCCCGCTACGACCTCACCCGTCCGAACGCTCAACCCTGGCTCTATGGGATAGCAGCCAACCTCATCGGGAAGCAGCGCCGCGCCGAGGTTCGGGCTCTCAGGGCAATGGCCCGAACCGGCCATGATCCCGTCGCCGACGCCTGGACCGAACGCAGCGACAACCGTGTCACGGCCCAGGCCGCGCAGTCGTCATTGGCCGGTGCGCTGGCCGAGCTCTCGGCGGGAGACCGGCACGTCCTACTGCTGGTCGCCTGGGCGGACCTCAACTACCAGGAGGTTGCCGAGGCCCTGTCCATTCCGGTGGGTACGGTCCGGTCCCGTCTCAATCGGGCGCGGAGGAAGGTCCGCCTCGCGCTCGGTGGCGTGGACCCCAGGCTCGTACATGATTTCGCGGAGATGGTCGGCAGTGGATGA
- a CDS encoding matrixin family metalloprotease has translation MKSWKSILTVLVVSSATIGMQASPAAAATHPKLGCKFASGTMKWQDATTTSGYAAAAKNAIEAWNSTSTQFNINKTTSGANIRVANGNFGNTWKGLQFVGITLDTSQEVPTCNSTGTWRTTMVTWWNDYHTQHYAPSKRQAIMVHEIGHALGLAHVAAPSGSSCSKVTVMDIAIDRWYDKCGFWKPRPGDIAGANEIY, from the coding sequence ATGAAGAGCTGGAAGAGCATTCTGACGGTGCTCGTCGTCTCGTCCGCCACGATCGGCATGCAGGCATCACCGGCGGCCGCCGCCACGCATCCGAAATTGGGCTGCAAGTTCGCCAGTGGAACCATGAAGTGGCAGGACGCGACCACCACGTCAGGCTACGCGGCAGCTGCGAAGAACGCGATCGAAGCCTGGAACTCCACGAGCACACAATTCAACATCAACAAAACCACCAGTGGAGCGAACATTCGGGTCGCGAACGGGAACTTCGGGAACACCTGGAAGGGACTCCAATTCGTCGGGATCACACTCGACACGAGCCAGGAAGTTCCGACATGCAACAGCACTGGCACCTGGCGCACCACCATGGTCACGTGGTGGAACGACTACCACACCCAGCACTACGCACCGTCGAAGCGACAGGCCATCATGGTTCATGAGATCGGGCACGCCCTCGGCCTCGCCCATGTGGCCGCACCGTCGGGCTCCAGCTGCAGCAAGGTCACGGTCATGGATATCGCCATCGACAGGTGGTACGACAAATGCGGCTTCTGGAAGCCGCGCCCGGGCGACATCGCGGGCGCGAACGAGATCTACTGA